The segment GCTTCCGGTAACGGACCCTGAGACTGGAGCGCATGGCTACAAGGGTGGAGATACGTTCGTGTATCAGTTGCCTTCCCAGTTAGCCATCGATAAAAATTACTCGGGAAAATTGTTCTACGACGGAGTGGAGTCGGGCAGTATCGGAGACTACACAGTAGGTACAGATAACAAAGTGGTGCTTACATTCAATAGTGAAATCGAAGGCTTATTTGATGTAGGCGGTACTTTCAATGTGACGTCCAAACTTAGCTCTACCAAAGTCACAGGAACCACGACTCAGGAGCTGTTATTCCCGATCGCCGGGAACCTGAATAATACGATTGTGATTAAAGTCCATCCTAAGGGCGGCACCAGCATTACCAAGGACGGAATTCCGCAGCCGCAAAAATACAATCCGTCCAGTATCCTCTGGACCGTTGATGTAAACACGGTGCAGGACGAAGTATACAAAGCGGTCGTTACGGACTCCATTCCGACAGGCCTGGAGCTTGACCCAAGTTCAATTAAGGTCTACAAGCTTGCCGTGGATGTTCAAGGGAATGCATCGCAGGGAGCTCAGATCGGTTTGGATCAATATGATGCTTCAGGCAGCACGGCAAGTAGCTTGAACGTGAAGTTTAATAATACGATTAAAGATGCGTACCGGGTGACATTCTCGACCAAGATTACAAATACATCGGCTAAAAATTTCACCAATACAGCTACACTTACGGGTGAAGGAATCGATAAGAGTTCTTCTAAGACGGTTGATATTGTGCGCGGAGCACCGTTGAAGAAAATTGCAACAGGAAACTTCGATCCCGTGACCGAAACAATTCCTTGGGAAATTCAATTCAACTATAACGTACAAACCATTACATCCGCGAATGCGGTGTTGCTGGATTATTTTAACGACTCCCAGGTGTTGGTTGAAGATTCAGTAGTGGTCTATAAGATCAAACTGGACCAGAATGGAAATGCTAGTGAAGACGGCACCCTAACTAAGGGAACGGATTATACAATTACTACTGCGACTTCGACCCCAGAAGGCAAGACCGGGTTCGAACTGAAATTTAATAATGATATCAACTCAGCTTACAAAATTGTCTATAAAACAAAGGTCAAAGACCGTGTATACGGTAATACAGAAACGATCCGTAATGATGTTACTTACAATGGTGAGACTAAAGGAGATCAACGGGATATTTTCCAGCAAATAGTTAAGAAAAATTTTGCCGATGTTGACTATTTGAATAAAACTGTAAAGTGGACCATTGAGGTAAACAAAGATGGTAGAGTGATGAACGATCTGGTGCTGAAGGATACCTTTGATAATGGCGGGTTGAAATTAAGCGAGCCGATCAATATCACTTTGACACCAGCTATGAACAGCGCAGATTATACGATTACACCAAACGGTTCGAATTATGCCAAGGGTGACGGGTTCACCATCACATTCTCTAAGCCGATCAATAAGCCGTTTACGGTGACGTATACAACCAGTTTTGACTATTACAAATTGCAGAGTGGTGCGACCAGCTTCAAGAACACCGCACAGCTTGATTGGAAGGATGCTAACGGCAAGGATCAAAGCATTAAGGGTGATGCAACCTTTGATCCGCGGTCTGAAGTCAAGAACAACGGTAATAAAACAGGTTCATACGATGTAAAGACCAAACAGCTTACTTGGACAGTAAGAGCCAACTATAATAAACGGGAGCTGGCTGCAGGAGCTACGCTGGTGGATACGATTCCCGCAGGTCAGAAAGCAACTAGCGTTACTGCAGTAGTGTATAAATTTGATTATGCTGCGGATGGAATCCCTGTTAAAGGTGCTTTGATAGACGCTTCGAAATACGATTTGACTGTCACAGACAAGCAACTTACAGTGAAATTCAAAGAGCAGGTTGATTATGCCTTCCAGGTGGTCTTCAGTACAGAGTTCATTGATGGTGATGTTAATAAAGGTACAGTTAAGAATACAGCCACCTTATATGACAAGGACAACGAACCGGTTTCTAAGCCTCTGGAAGCCACAGTAACGATTCCTAAGGGTGGAGAATATGTCGCCAAAGGGTTTACACAGGATAACAATGATCAGACTCTTCTGAACTGGAAAGTGGTCATCAACGCCAACCAGTCCGTTGTCAAAAACGTTAAACTGGTAGATGATCCTAGCTCGAATCAGGTGCTGCTGCCGGACAGCTTCCATCTCTTTGAAACGACTGTTGATCAGAATGGGAATGCAGGAACCCCGGGGAATGAACTGAAGAAGGATGTAGATTATACGCTTACTTTCAAAACCGGCACTGACGGTAAAGAAAGCTTCGAGCTTGTCTTCCTGAACCCGAACCCGATCAGCAAGCCGTACATTCTGGCTTATCAGACTGTCGTCACTGAAGCCGGAAATAATGTACAAGTGAAAAACGCTATATCGTTTAGCGGCGACGGTGTAAATCGGATTACAAAACCTATTACATCTGACAAGAGCATTCAAATTGTAGACACCTCCGGTACAGGTAGTGGTGTAAAAGGTTCGCTAATTGTAACCAAGACGAATCAGGCCGGCGATGAGAAGCTTAAAGGCGCTGAGTTCGCACTCTCACGGGTGATTGGAACTGAACTGAAGGAGACTCAAAAACAGACTTCTGCAGCAGACGGAACCCTGACTTTCACAAATCTTAAGGCTGGTAAATATGTACTAAAAGAAACTAAAGCTCCGGCAGGCTATTCGCTGGACAGCTCAGAGATTAAGGTGACAATCAATTCGTCTACGGCCGTACAGCTAACCGTCAAGAATGATTTCTTCGGTTCACTCAAGCTGACCAAGTTGGATGTGAATGATTCCTCCAAGAAGCTGGAAGGCGCAGTATTCGAACTGTACGACTCCAAGAACGCACTGGTGGGAACGAAAACAACCGATGCGAATGGTGAGCTGAAATTCACTAAGCTTAAGGGCGGGGAGTATACCCTGAAGGAGAAAACCGCTCCTGCCGGTTATATCCTGGATACCAAAGTCATTAATGTTACCATTGATCCATCACAAGAGAAAACTGTTACAGTAACTAACGCACTGATTCCTGCCGAAGTCTTCGGCTCGCTCAAGTTGACTAAGGTTGCGGAGCAGGATGCCAGCAAGAAGCTTAAAGACGCAGAGTTCGGACTGTATGATTCCGCCAAGAAGCTGGTGGCAAGCGGTAAAACAGACGCAGACGGCGTATTGGAATTCAAATCGCTGAAGCTCGGAACATACACACTGAAGGAGCTTGCTGCTCCGGCTGGTTATGTGCTGGATGCAACAGAGCACACCGTAACCATTGATTCAGGCGTACAAAAAGTACTTTTACCAATCACGAACAAACTGATTCCAGTCGAAGTCCTCGGTTCGCTCAAAGTGACGAAGGTTGCTGGTGAGGATACGAACAAGAAGCTGGAAGGTGCAGAGTTCGGACTGTATGATTCCGCTAAGAAATTAGTGGCAAGTGGTAAAACAGACACTAACGGCGTATTGGAATTCAAATCGCTGAAGCTGGGAACATACACACTGAAGGAGCTTGCTGCTCCGGCTGGTTATGTGCTGGATGCAACAGAGCACACCGTAACCATTGATTCAGGCGTACAGAAGGTATTGGCCCCAATCACGAACAAACTGATTCCTGTTGAAATCCTCGGCTCACTCAAAGTAACGAAGGTTGCTGGGGAGGATACGAACAAAAAGCTTGCAGGAGCAGAGTTCGGACTGTATGATTCCGCCAAGAAATTGGTGGTAAGCGGAAAAACAGATGCAAATGGTGAACTGGTATTCACATCTCTGAAGCTGGGGAATTATATTCTGAAGGAAATTACAGCTCCGGAAGGTTATGTTCTGAGCACAACAGAGCATTCTGTAACGATTGATTCCGGCGTGCAAAAGGTGCTGTTACCAATTACTAACCAAAAAATAACGACACCGCCGACAGAACAACCAGCGACACCAACACCAACACCGACGCCAGTTACAGTACCAACATCAACACCAGTACCAACATCACCGCCGGTGTACTATACACCGACACCTGAACCATCAAGCATTCCTGGAGTTATCGGTACACCAACGCCGACACCATCGGTAACGCCAGCGCCAACGGGGACTCCGGCTGCTTCAAGTACGCCAGGAGTAACGGCAACACCACAGGTGACGCCAGCAGCAACACCGGCCCAGCCTGGAACGGTTAGCACTCCAACGCCGCAAGCCACACAGGTGACTACGATTGAAGAAGTGCCTATCGACGGCGAGATCCCGCTGGGAGGTATTCCTAGCATCGGCGAACAGCCGGCGCATGGTACGGTAACTATTACACCGGATGGCAAATGGACGTATACTCCTGATCCAGGCTACACCGGCAAGGATAAATTCACGATTGTCATAACAGATGAAGACGGCAATGAGGAAGAGATTACAATTGAAGTTGGCGTCGATGAAGTGCCTAAGGGCACGGTTACAGAACCAACTGACAAAGGCAACAACAGCGGACTTCCCGGCAAGCTTCCACAGACCGGAGAAGAAAGTCCTCTCCCGCTGTATCTGACTGGCGGCGGATTGATTATTCTGGGAGCGGTACTGGCCAG is part of the Paenibacillus sp. FSL M7-0420 genome and harbors:
- a CDS encoding SpaA isopeptide-forming pilin-related protein — encoded protein: MQKEREVIVIMKKKTIGAWLVVVMLITQFANGFGFMTKVKADGTENIITSVTMAVYENGTQVTDSVYKLDSEVKVGLTFKLPVTDPETGAHGYKGGDTFVYQLPSQLAIDKNYSGKLFYDGVESGSIGDYTVGTDNKVVLTFNSEIEGLFDVGGTFNVTSKLSSTKVTGTTTQELLFPIAGNLNNTIVIKVHPKGGTSITKDGIPQPQKYNPSSILWTVDVNTVQDEVYKAVVTDSIPTGLELDPSSIKVYKLAVDVQGNASQGAQIGLDQYDASGSTASSLNVKFNNTIKDAYRVTFSTKITNTSAKNFTNTATLTGEGIDKSSSKTVDIVRGAPLKKIATGNFDPVTETIPWEIQFNYNVQTITSANAVLLDYFNDSQVLVEDSVVVYKIKLDQNGNASEDGTLTKGTDYTITTATSTPEGKTGFELKFNNDINSAYKIVYKTKVKDRVYGNTETIRNDVTYNGETKGDQRDIFQQIVKKNFADVDYLNKTVKWTIEVNKDGRVMNDLVLKDTFDNGGLKLSEPINITLTPAMNSADYTITPNGSNYAKGDGFTITFSKPINKPFTVTYTTSFDYYKLQSGATSFKNTAQLDWKDANGKDQSIKGDATFDPRSEVKNNGNKTGSYDVKTKQLTWTVRANYNKRELAAGATLVDTIPAGQKATSVTAVVYKFDYAADGIPVKGALIDASKYDLTVTDKQLTVKFKEQVDYAFQVVFSTEFIDGDVNKGTVKNTATLYDKDNEPVSKPLEATVTIPKGGEYVAKGFTQDNNDQTLLNWKVVINANQSVVKNVKLVDDPSSNQVLLPDSFHLFETTVDQNGNAGTPGNELKKDVDYTLTFKTGTDGKESFELVFLNPNPISKPYILAYQTVVTEAGNNVQVKNAISFSGDGVNRITKPITSDKSIQIVDTSGTGSGVKGSLIVTKTNQAGDEKLKGAEFALSRVIGTELKETQKQTSAADGTLTFTNLKAGKYVLKETKAPAGYSLDSSEIKVTINSSTAVQLTVKNDFFGSLKLTKLDVNDSSKKLEGAVFELYDSKNALVGTKTTDANGELKFTKLKGGEYTLKEKTAPAGYILDTKVINVTIDPSQEKTVTVTNALIPAEVFGSLKLTKVAEQDASKKLKDAEFGLYDSAKKLVASGKTDADGVLEFKSLKLGTYTLKELAAPAGYVLDATEHTVTIDSGVQKVLLPITNKLIPVEVLGSLKVTKVAGEDTNKKLEGAEFGLYDSAKKLVASGKTDTNGVLEFKSLKLGTYTLKELAAPAGYVLDATEHTVTIDSGVQKVLAPITNKLIPVEILGSLKVTKVAGEDTNKKLAGAEFGLYDSAKKLVVSGKTDANGELVFTSLKLGNYILKEITAPEGYVLSTTEHSVTIDSGVQKVLLPITNQKITTPPTEQPATPTPTPTPVTVPTSTPVPTSPPVYYTPTPEPSSIPGVIGTPTPTPSVTPAPTGTPAASSTPGVTATPQVTPAATPAQPGTVSTPTPQATQVTTIEEVPIDGEIPLGGIPSIGEQPAHGTVTITPDGKWTYTPDPGYTGKDKFTIVITDEDGNEEEITIEVGVDEVPKGTVTEPTDKGNNSGLPGKLPQTGEESPLPLYLTGGGLIILGAVLARRFNARKKM